A segment of the Pan paniscus chromosome 9, NHGRI_mPanPan1-v2.0_pri, whole genome shotgun sequence genome:
GGAGGCTCCAAaaagaggagaggaatggagtggggcAACTGTTgtaaaactacctattgggctCTGTGCCCACTATTTGGGTGATGTTCTCATTAAAAGCTCAAACCTCAGCAGAACccaatatacctatgtaaaaaacctacACGTGCACctcctgaatttaaaattttttaaaacatgaacaaataaaaaataaaactcatcaCTTATTTGGTcaatagataaaatttaaaaaaatgggcaacaatgaaatttgcttaataaattgattcttcttttcacaaaagatttctacAAGCTactagcatgtgatgctgtttgacagcattttacccacagtagaattttcagaattggagtcaatcctctcctTGCTGCATCTTTATCAAttatgtttatgtaatattctaatttttttgttttcatgtcaGCTACATTGAACAGACTATCATTTTCATTACCTCTGCAGTTGATTCTTTCACTAAAGTCTTGAGTTCCTCAAAGTCATTCACaaaggttggaatcaacttcttccaaactcctgttggTATAGATATTTTGGCTTCCTTCCATGAATcgtgaatgttcttaatggcttCTAGAATGATGAATTATTTCCAGGTTATTGGTTTAATTTTCTTAGAAGAGGAATCACAAGCTATGGCAGCTCTAGCCTTACAggctgtatttcttaaataataatacttgaaattcaaaattactccttgatccacagGCTGCATAGTAGATGTTGCCTTAATAGGTATGAAAAGAATATTAATCTTGAGCACCTCCATCAGAGCTGATGAGTGACCAAGTGCACAGTCAAACAACAGTAAAATTTTGAAGggaatctttttctttctgagtagtagatctcaacaatgggcttaaaatattcagtgactCATGCTATAAGCATATGTGCTATCATCCAGGCTTTGGTATTATACTTATAAAGCATGGACAAAAAAGATTTACCATAATTTTTAAGAACCCTAGGATTTTTAGAggggtaaatgagcattggcatcaacttaaagttgcagtttcctcTAAAAAGAGATCAGCCTGTTCTGTGAAGGTTTTATGCCagtcattgacttctctctagctataaaGGTCTTAGGTGATATCTTCCAATATAAGGTTGTTTCCTCTATATTGAAAGGATGTTGTTTAGTGCAGCCTTCATCAATTAACTTAGCTGGGTCTTATTGATAACTTACTGTAGCTTCTGCATCGACTCTTGCTGTTTCACCTTGTGCTTTTATGTTACGGAGATGGCTTATGTCCTTAAACCACAGGAATCAACCTCTGATAgcttaaattatttcttctatggtgtcctcacctctctcagccttcacagaattgaagagagttagggctttTCTCTGGATTAGGTTTTGGATTAATGGATTGTTGTGGTTGTTTTGATCTTCAAGCCAGACCACTGAAATTTTccccatatcagcaataagagtGTTTTATTTCTTATCACTCATGTTCACTGAAGtggcattttaaatttccttcaagaatttaTCTTTCTAGTCACAATGTGGCAGTTATCCTGGCACAGGTTTTCAGCCTAACTCGTCTTTTGCCATGCTTTCCTCACTAAGCTTCGTTATTTCTAACTCTTTATTTAATGTGAGAGATGTGCAATACTTCCTTTTGCTTGAACATTTAAAGGCCGTTGCAAGGTTAATTGCAACTTGTCTACTTTTGATATAgttgtgtctcaggaaatagggaggccaaaggaaagggagagagccAGAAGGTCAGTTGGCAGAGCAGTCAGAATGTATATAACATTTATCGATTAAGTTCACTGTCTTTTATGGGTACAGTCCATTGTGCCCCTAAATAatgacaatagtaacatcaaagatcactgatcacagatcttcacaatagataaaataataatgtaaagaTTGAGACAttgtaagaattaccaaaatgtgacacagagacacgatATGAGAACATAATGCTGGAAAACTGGTGCCAGTAGACTTGCTTAACACAGTGTGGTCCTGAACTtttaatttgtgaagaaaaaaaacaatatctgtgaaatgaaataaaatgatacatgCTTGCATAACTGTAAACTTTCATATTTCCATTTCATAACTTGTAAACAGTTATCATACATAATAATGATTTGCAGCACACAATATTAGttacagaaatacattttgtaataatacacATCCTTCTACACATCCTTCAATCTCAATTTTCAAACACATTTCATGCATGGTTTTCTACCACAGTACTGGATTGATCTCCCTATAAGGATACAATTAGGATAGTGTAATAAATTAGAGATAGTATTCTTTTTCTGAGATTCCAGCAAAGAACATTCCTCACATTCAGTAACACATTGGTGTATTTAAAAACAAGAGatagtaaaacaaatattttgcatTGCAATTAACCTATATTGCTCAAGCCACtaagaaaatgtttccaaattgctTTATGATAGATTGGGTGTAGAAAGTTACCAACATGTTATcacctgcattttaaaaaatattatttggctTTTTATGATTGCTTTTCTAACATTCTAGCCTCTATCATCTTATTTTATTACATGCATTTTAATTAGTGTGAGATATTATAAAAACATATCTTATAACAAACATGTAAGTGTATATAATGTCCAGGCACTATTCTCAGCTCTTAACTGTATTAACTCTGTTCACCATCAAACAATCAATAGCATATGTGCAATattcatcccattttacagataaatgaGGCATAGAAAAATTAAGCAACTCATTCAATATGCCACTCACTAGCCAAGTATAGATCTGGCATATAAATCAAAGCAATCTGACTTATTTTCTTATCCAGTTATCCAGTAATCTACACTTACAATTGAGATATTCTACAGATAGATACGCACATGTACATGCATGCAtacttttctgaaatatttactatatccCTTAAGATGGCTTGATGAAATTGATTTTAGCATAAATCTCAAGCTAGTAATAACTGAAAAGTAGTATGACTAGCATTTAGCAGGAACTTCGaaacttttaaatgattttaaaaatattttaggactATGAAATTCATTTGGCTGCATGAAACAAAGTGCTTGATAAAATTCCTAGTGTgagaggttgtgtgtgtgtacaggtaAGGTTGTTGCAAGTTCCCAATTACAGTATGTGATTGAGAAATTAGATGTATCTTGAGATGCTTTATCTCATGAAGAATCTACCTTTGATCTTAGAACTTTCTCAGCTGCATCCTTTACATCTTTATTTCTCAAACTATAAATCAACGGATTCAGCACTGGAATGAAAATGGTGTAGAACACTGAGATAATTTTATCAGTGTTTGGAGAATACAGGTAGCTGGGCCGGGAGTAAATAAAGAGGAGAGTCCCTTGGTAGATCGTCACTGAAGTCAGGTGAGAGGCGCATGTAGAAAAGGTCTTCTTCCTCCCACTGGAAGAGCGGATCTTTAAGACtgagagaagaatgaaaaagtaggagatgatgatgatgataaaacaaataatttccaCTGAGCTGCCGTATGTGGAGAGGAGCCACTCATTAATTGTTGTGTCAGTGCAGGATAGCTTAAGCAGGGGAGGGAGGTCACAGAAAAAATGATTAATAACATTTTTGTCACAATATTTCAGAATAAAGGCAAAGGATGTGTGAACCAGGGAACTCATGTTGCCTCCAAGGTATGACAAGACAATCAACCGCATACAGATGCCCCTAGACATCACAACTGTGTACAATAAAGAGTTACAGATGGCGACATAGCGATCATAGGCCATGGCGGCCAGGATGAAGGATTCTGTATCtgcaaaagtacagaaaaaataaaactgcagggCACACCCATAATAGGAAATAGATTTGTTCTCCGAGACGAAATTGACCAGCATTTTGGGAACAATGTCTGAGGAATAGCAAAGGTCTACAAATGATCGGTTGCTAAGGAAAAAATACATGGGGGTTTGAAGGTAAGGATCAATCCTGATCAACAGCATCAATCCAATGTTCCCTATCAGAATTATAGCATACAATGTCAGAAACATGAGGAACAGGACAATCTGCAGTTCAGGGCGAGTTGGAAAACCTAATAGAATAAACTCAGTGACCAACGTGTAGTTTCCATCTGTAAATTCCATCTTCtgtgttgttttccttttatgaGAATTTCTAATACCCTACAATGCTAtaatgatgaaaaaagaaaaataattagatgtaattataaaattattttattgtttaaaaaataaataaatggcaataaGATAAAGAAAGCAAGCTCAAACTTTTTTGAACTATTAACtctgagaaatatatttcagaatttaGTAATATCATATTTCATGGTTGCaggttatattttatttgattactATTTCTTCCATTGAACAGTTGACTTCCTATGTGCATGGATCATGTCTGATTTGGCTTACCATTTTGTACccaaaatattaaacaattacTGGCCCAGAgtattaaaaaagtaataaattaatCAACAGACTGATGATCACattaagaaaatatgtatattattaaaaatgaactGACTTATAGAGTGTTCCTTTGAATAAGAATTTTAGAACATCTGCTTCTTGTTTTCAGGATTTGATAGATACCGGTATGCTGTGTCTGTTGACTGAGTAAATAGAGTGGTGTGATGAAatatgccggctaatttttttttttactataaagcAGAAGCTTTAgcgaaataaaaacaaatgtcagTAAATACCAGCTCTGAGGATATTTTTGACAGAAAAGAGCTTAGTGTAATTCCATAAACCCTGTTCACATACTAAACTAAGCTGATAAAATTAGTTAACTACTTGTTTCAATACTTCTGGCATTTATCGAACTCCTTGGCTTCCCGGAAATGCTCATTGAACATTAGTGGACTGACCAAGTACAGTCAGCAAAACATTTAGTTATATGTTAACTTGCAATTAAATAACATTACTATTATGGCATCATCACTGATTAAATTTTATAAGTAAAGAACAATTGTTGCATTTATTGTTATGGTAGTATAATACAAAGTGTTGAGTGAGAAAAATCTGTTAAACACTGCTTCCGAGGTCTCAAAATACttacagaattataaaaatttttaacttgACTTTGAAGtacaaataatttgattttgaCCATGAAGGATAGACTTGGAAATacgtaaaaaacaaaacaacaacaacaaaaagcaagcaAAGCATCAATCTCTATAGTTCATGTTGAGAGGGCCAAGAtgggaattaaaaatatttgagtcacTGCCTCATTTACATAATAGATATTATGACAATAACAGTGCTAAAGACAATTTATTTATCTCATGTAAGCAATAAAACTACCCAATGACATAAACACTGAGAAGCCTATTGATAATCAGAAGGGTTAATCACGTGCTCAAAGTGCTGCCTTATGTTATCACCTCAAAGCGTGTGAATGAGATGCAGCACTACAGCAGGACAGTGGTTATTCTCATTTTGCTTGTTTGAAAATAGTCAAGGTATTTAGACAATATAAGACATCACTTCGATTTAGGAGGAATTTGATTAGATGCCCATCTTGGCTGCATgggtgctgtgtgaccttgtgccACTTAATATAAATTGTCCTAATCTATACTACAACAATGATAATAAATATCTCATAGTGTTTCTGTATGGATTAAATAGGGAAAATGTTCTGCCCCCCCTTTCTGTCCCTTTATCTACCTACTTATCTTTCCATGTGTCATTCTTTAGGGAGACTGACATACAGTAGATAACATCAAAAATTAGTTTTGATTGCCACGCTGCCATTTTATTCTTAGCTTATGACTAGAGCTACCTGTCAAATTTTACTAACAATAATTTTCACCTGTATAACGCTTACTATGTGTAATGCAATATTCTTAACACTTCACCTATAACTCATTTAAGTGTCaccaaaaaactaacaaaattacCATGGAGTTACTATCATTATGATCTTTTTCTTATAGATGAAGGAAACTAAGAAAGAGAGAATTTGAGATTTAGGATGTGATGGAAACAGGATTAGAACCCAAaattctgactccaaagccacaTGATACACTGGTTCTCTATAAACAGGATTCTTATTATTAGCTCCATATTTTGGATGAGAACATTAATGCTTAGGATAGTATCTCAAGGTCATTCAACATGTAGTTGACCAGTGCAATTCAAACTCAGGGGTGTATGAAATCAAAGCCCATGAAAGCAAGCATGAGGACGGGGAGAATATTAACAGTATGACCATTCTATGGTTCGCATACTTCCCAAAAATGCGGGGCATGTATTCTTGGCAACTTCACATTGGTCATTCCTTCTGATAGTCAAAAAATTCTATTTagagaaatattaaaaggaagagaagaggcatGAGGATAGTGGTAGGAAAAGACAGTGATTCTtggattcttctttttaaaagggaATTAACAAATAAATCTTACTAAAATACTATGATTCAATAAGTTCTttccaaacataacaaaacaaTCTTATGTTATAAAATAAGTTAATTCAAGTTATAAGGTAGGTAGATATGCTTTGGTTCTCCTATCAGTAACAAAAGGCTTATTTAAACAAAAGATATTTTAGACCCTGTGGAAGCTATATCAGAAAGGGTGATAAAAGATAGATTACCTTGTCAGTACAATATTGAATGATAAATGTACTTTCAAAACTATTTGTACTCAAATCAGTGGTTCTTGCTCTCACATCaacaaaagttgattttttttttttgcatgattaAAGCCAGTCCAATAACCGCAGAAGCTACTTACTGAGGAAGGAACTGTTGCAAGTTGCTTAAGGGAATAATTTCACCAATACAACCAAGGGCTTTTACATGAATTCTTATGTCACTGGGGACCTAGTAATTGAAGGATTCCAAGCATGTTAATTTCTGAGAGACTCCTAGAGAATAGTTACTAGGCTTATTgccaatgtaaatattttctctaaaaacACATTCATAATTTTCATGGAAATGCTGTTGTGTTAATTTGAAGAggtaattttcattttcagtaataTCGAGGAGGTTGTTTTTAACACTTGGCATTCTACAAAGGACCGTCTTTGTTGTGGAGGTTCTTTACAAATAgttcaaatatttaaaactgtaaCTACTGCCATTTAAATTTCTCAAAAACCAcatggaaactctaaaaatattatttatgattACTAGTActgaaaattaatgaattatttttgtgGCATTGAAAGCTTCTGTAGAGCTTAGTATCACCAGATGTTTTCTGACAAGACAGAGGACTTTATAACACCTGGTACCAAAATGTATCAGGACAATGGCAAGGTCATCTCAGTAAACACAGGTTGTCATCATCAACTTCATTATTCTGATATACATTGTATAAGATAGCTTCATTCAAACAACTGTAGTTAATAGCTAATTGTAATTAGTGCAACCCCACCAATTATAGTCTCTATTTTTTCACAGTATAATACAGGTTTATTTATCATGCCTATATCTGGAGTATCACAGAGGAAATCTTCTTAAAACTTATATCCATTGCAAAAATCCATTTATGAACCTACTAAAACATGGTCTGAAGCCTCAGCTTAAttattttttaggaaaataatttcaCAACTTCAATCCACTGTGTACATTCTaactattgaaaaaaaatctcagttacTGTGAGCTCAAATCTGAATTCATATTTCCTCTTTATTTGTGGTATGATCCTTCTACATAACTGCACACAATACTGAACTTATTTTGTGATTTAGGAAAATATAGTGATAGAGTTGGTGAACTGAAAGTTAactctataaagaaaaaatgagagtttGTCATTTTAGTATAATATGCTCATACAaggaatttatcatttaaaaaaattttgaggtAATTATCATTTTGGTAATGAagttatttgaaaaacattttaaaaatttactccgTAAATCTAGTTTTTTGAATATACTTCTTTAGAAatcacaaatttaaattttaaaaattaattatttataatttcattcattaaaggaaaaaagtaacCATTCTCTTTTGCTAATCCTACTCTTCAGAAAGGAAAGTGATAATATAATATTCTAATGGTTGAGTGATTTATGAGAATCTGTGGGCAGAGGTCCAAGCCTGTAAGACGGTTGTAAGAAGAGACTATTCTCTCCAGTATCTGTAGCGTTGTCTCTGCAGAAGAACACTTGCAATCCCTATTTAATTCTTGGACTTTGCACTACTCTTTATTGTGATTCTAAATTTCCCTGACTTAGTATCCAAGAGACATGGAGGGCAAGGAAAGATGGAAGGGAAAATTTCATATGACATAAGTCAATTGTACTTATTATTCAAGTATTCTAGAAAACCACAGGTTTTAGGTATATAGACATagttgagatttttctttttaacatcagATCAACTGGAAGATAGAAGTACGATAGTGGCTGCTAGTGTTAGATCTGAGAAGACACTGAAGATAATTTGGCTCTGGTACATGTAACATTATATTATCTGATATAAGCTAATCGCATAGTCAACTGATCGGGTTTATAGTCAACTGATCAGGTTTCGGCCATGTATGGATTACTGATAGAAGAAAGATACATAGTATATACATAATTAAATAGCCTCTgttatctctatttaaaaagatattttaaaaattatgagactACCACTTCAGGTAGGATATAATAATTAATTATAGTTTATCACTTCCACTGAGAATttacagggaaaaaaaggaataaattataattatcttTGAGACCTGAAACTGTCTATCCCTATACACAACCTAGAAGGTAAGAATGAAAACCACACCTAAAGTCGCATTATTATGACTCTGAAGTTCCTTTATTTTCATTCGCACAccctagtttttatttatttttttttagagattttGCCTAGGCAAATATTTTGGCTGctcattacaaatattttctgaacacCCCATGGATTATTCAATGAGAAACATCAGCAGAAAGAAAGTTTATTCCCTAGATTGTTTCAATTCCTTGCTTCAAAGCCCTTGCCTTCTATTTCCACTAACTTGGACTGCCATATCTTGATCTAATCCAATCAAATCTTTGCTTGGAAAAACTCAAAACAAATGTccaattattaataaattattttcctgcCTTTCCTTACCCCAAGACACTGTCAAAACTTTTTGAGGTTGTATTAGCCCTTACCAAGGTAAACAATAAATGGCTTTCTTATGAACTTGTTATTTTGATGATATTTGGGGAATTAGATTTTGCATCATATGTATACACTCATCACATGTACTAGAATGAGTATAATTCAAAAAAAGGTATATCTAGTTAGAAGTCAGCTGAAGACCTGCATATGTCCCTGCAGGTATTTATCAATTATGAGTATGAGTAAGAGATAGAACGTGGGTTTGTCCacagtttttggcaattatgtaGTGCTGAAATACCTAAACTGATGGGAGGATCTCCAACAAATGAAGGACTTCCTATTCAcgatattttaaattcaaattttggCATGTAATAAACTAAAGACatagaaaatattggaaaaataaactGGTATTTTCTCAAATCTCTTAGTGTTAAGGACATAAAGAACTGCAGTGGATTTGCATTCtgagaattaaagaaaatataaaacccaGGAGGAATTGTGacttggggacacagccaaactatatcagttggAGTCTGTAAAACATGCAGAAATTGCGGTAATTGCATGGGATTAGAGTGCACAAACTGCATACATGTGGGGCCTCAGATACAGTTATCTTCCTTCCACAAGATTTGCCAAATTTTAAAGCTGTGTGTAATGTTAGATTGAAGATGCCAGAAACCTCTGAAAACACAAGAGTGGACATTCTTGTAGTCTCTTCTTGTTGAGGAGCCATAGAAAGTCCAAGTTCTTAAGTGCAAGCTGGAAGGAACATGCCTTAGACATAGGGTGAACTGGAGGTATACCGCACCTTACCGAAACAATAAGTATGATCAAACCCTAATTGTTTTCTGATCGGATTAAGTTTATCAGCCTTAACTTCATTACAGAGAGGATTGAACGCTCTGGTGAAAGAAATCTTcgggaatatctttttttttttttgtagtcacTATTTGGCATGT
Coding sequences within it:
- the LOC100987067 gene encoding olfactory receptor 5I1 gives rise to the protein MEFTDGNYTLVTEFILLGFPTRPELQIVLFLMFLTLYAIILIGNIGLMLLIRIDPYLQTPMYFFLSNRSFVDLCYSSDIVPKMLVNFVSENKSISYYGCALQFYFFCTFADTESFILAAMAYDRYVAICNSLLYTVVMSRGICMRLIVLSYLGGNMSSLVHTSFAFILKYCDKNVINHFFCDLPPLLKLSCTDTTINEWLLSTYGSSVEIICFIIIIISYFFILLSVLKIRSSSGRKKTFSTCASHLTSVTIYQGTLLFIYSRPSYLYSPNTDKIISVFYTIFIPVLNPLIYSLRNKDVKDAAEKVLRSKVDSS